ACCCCCAAGTCAAGTGTCAAGATGGCAAACAAGAAAATGAGCCGCATGGACAGGTCAGCTTTGGAAAGCTAGTCCATTCAATCCCACATTGACCCCAACCTTTTAACCCTAAATGGCCCTTATGGACTTGGGATCGGAAAGGATTAGTTGCTAgatagtgttggagtgtgcccctggttatccgtacatttttaaaacaagaaaatggtgccgtctgctttgcttaatataaggaatttgaaatgatttatacttttacttttgatacttaagtatattttagcaattacatttacttttgatacttaagtatatttagaaccgAATACTTTTAAACTTTTATTCaactagtattttactgggtaactttctattaaggtatctatacttttactcaaatatgacaattgggtactttttccaccactggctaattgagtgactgtcagtgactgacatgagAAACTGCTGATGTACACAAAAAAaattgaaattgcaccttgtgtatcctactattctaactctcaacagtaagttaagagacctttaaaaaaaaaaaaaactgggcCTATAAAAACCCAAAGCCCCGGGGCCTATGATTTGTTAATACCGGCCATGTTCAGAAATCCTCACTGTCAGCCCTAGCTATGGAAACACAATTTCCCTAGCATAACATAAGAGTGCATACACTAGTGTAACACTGGTGTTACAGTCCAAAAGAAGCAATAAGGTCTTTGGACCAAGGAGTAACGGTAGCCTCGCCTACACAACTTAAGAGTACATTCTTGGGCTAAACAACACGTAACGTTTACTACCGGTtccggttagctagctagctagctaggagaCCTGAACCAAGACGGctaaacattagctagctaacttaggcCAAAAGGACAAGAACGTCGACATTTCACCAATTAGTGATCATTGATTCAGTTGTTTTCTATTCCGAAAGTGTTAACTAACATGTGTTTTAAAACAACATTGTTCAGTCATATTTACCATAGAACCGCCAACAGACTTGTACTAGCACCAGCCCCAGGAATCACCTACTTCCGGACCAGCAAACAATTGATGACGTCATTACAGGTAGGGAAAGTGCGCACCAACAAATTAATAATTTCCCCTTTTATTTTCCCCTGCATTTTGTCTCATCATTCATTCCTAAATTGGTTGATAGACAGAATTAGTTAAAATGCTGCAGTGGCTCATTTTCTCTAAAGTTTATAAAGTTCACTCTTAGTTTAGTATTCTTAATACAATGAAACACTTCAACACAAAGTAAAAAGAGTCACCAAGTAAAATGGCCATGTTCGAGAGGATCAAaaccgtaatctagcatgggtaaattgtgaccgactaactgatctacaaataataatgagtagttatttatggactttgtagatcagtcagtcagttgccTGAACTGTCGGCTGCAATGTCTAACAAGCTCATTCTTTATAGGGCGTTAATCTAGACCCTATACTCTTGTGGCGAGCTGAAAGAATTTGGTTGGTATAAGCAAATGGTGATTGGTGAACATtcacctagcctatcagagggcaaggttGAGCTATTCCCATATTGATTGCGCCTGTCAAATCGCAGATCTCCacagggtgggggtggggttctTCTTCGATGatgtttaacggcggttggcatccaatatgttgcattactgccacctactagactggagtacaactcccttataattttgcttgaaaaataaaatgaaGAAATAACCTACCATCTatcactacactcacaaattaaacaaattaaaaatactcaattaacaccaccctactccaccaTTTAAATATATGTATtcctacctcaacctgaaaggatgggacatcaccacttaacacaccctgtaactcttctgatgtcaagtctcgcacttccaaatacctctctgcagctgcctcCACAATCTCAATTTTCTTCGACTTCCATTCCAttcctgcagtacaattaataaccattgctataaatgctaaaaatccaaatcttactgaaacatcacttgttggcctatccctctgtactggtacatctctactactctcacaactcctcccccttgacccatcttcctctactttcttcactgcctcagcatatgacaacttcttcactactcttaccctggaaacctcaacctgcctctctcgcgcgggacatttctgatccccagccccatgtgCACCCCAaaattagcacataccactactttccccaatgctacacattcctttgtctcatgccttctgcacacttctcacaccttggaacctccctcctacacactgctgccacatgcccatacatttgacacctgtaacatcaatgtattcggcacataagctcatacaggataacttatatatcctaacttcactttgttgagcaaagactcaacttcaaaactcaaaagaacagacaatgactcttctgtttccccactctcgaCACCCTttttgcgtcgcaccaaacgacgtgcatcacacacaccgggaatcttctccttcagttgatccacttttacatttactgctaccccagtaatcactcctttcaatggcgcccttttcttgagcgcgaaacaattcacatttcttgcccccatttgtttaactccgatcgccttctccctctgaccaacagaaacCCAAACAagtatcactagaccacttctggttaccctcaccgattccactatacccaactattttttcacccaccctgaaaccacaaatggatcagccaaaaggcaagggtccactttttccaaaaacttaaCTCCTAcggtcacagactcatctttatcctgaccctcagtGCAAGCCTTGGGctccgagtacttcaccacacctaccacctccgatacttcaccctcattcacttcaatttctcctcctgtcttcagctcactctgcttacattttataccattcttctttaacaaacatttttaaccgactcaagctcacaatcttcctccctctctctcttagacctcctctgcctctctttttccctccattcctcctccgtaatCCAAGTATActtctccttatgataatactgcacttctcctaacatacatcttgttcttgcttTCTCAAGGCTTTCTCGAGGCTCTCCAACCGAATCTTTGTCTAACGTTTGTATCAGGGGACTCTTGCATCCCTACGACGTTTCTGGTCTAGTGGTCCATTTGGGAATGGGCCATACCAATGCGATTGGCCGTGTTGAAGGGCCAAAACCGagatgtatcatgggtaaattgcgACTGACTGATCTATAAAAAATAATGAGttgttatttatgatgcaaggtgatttgttgATCAGTCAGTAGGCAGTCGGCTGTAATGTCGAACAAGCGTATTTATAACTAGCTGTGGCCATACGTCATTAATTAGCTTCCGCCCCGCAAAGGAGTAACCGATAGTAGCGCCCCCATTTTCTTTAGCTTTAAATTTATGCCCATAGTTCTATAAATTGCTCCAAAAGCTTTAATTGAAGAGATGCAGTTTAGAGAAAATAATAATTGTAACAAAAATAATTTCAGTGTACATACAGTGTATCAATATGGAAAATATCATAAAAATTGTTTACTATCAGAAAAATACATCCCACTCGGAATGTTTTCAGTGCGAAAGTGCAAGGATTAATGGCTGCAATCAATGTATGGATATCCTGTTATTGTTTACATTTTGAAACAGCATAAGGCATCTACTTAATGAGGTTGTCATTGCCAGTGAACGGCAAGTTATTGTTGAGTAATGTTTTACCTAGTTTTTCATGTTCGTAAAATGCGTTGGCAAGTAGCTAAGTTATATCAATCAGTTGGTGGTGAcgaagtagctagctaacgttagttagcctgCTATGCTAATCAGCAGCTAGCTGACGTTACTAACCATAATACAGTAGATTGTTGGCGACAACAAGCTAGCGAGTTATTTGTCGGGTCTAGTAGTTATCTAGCGAGTATAGCTAACTGTTACTCTTGATTTGTACCACATTGTCAGTTTGTCGTGGATTAAAATGTTGTttatgttgctagctagctagctagctagcttgctttcAAGCTAAATTAGGAATGTGTCATCGTTTGAGACCAGACAGAACATCCACAatttagctaacgttggctagctagcataaATGGTCTCAAAGTTGTAATGATGTGCTAACTTGTAACATATGTTCTTTATGTGTTATTTTCCTAGAGATGACAAATTGATCTGCTTTTGCTGGGCTAACCAAAGCGCAGCTATAGCTCTCGAAGGGTTTCTGGAAACTTGGATCTCGAGGATGTTCAAATGACTGCAGAAGCATAGCGCAAAGGTCAAGGCAAGATCACCAGAGAAAAACAAAGGTATAACACACCAtggcctgtttttgctttattgaTTTCTATGTGTGATGTCATTACCTTAATTTGAATGTATTCTTATTCTATTGCAGTGAATGGCTACATCTAAGTCATGTTATTGTTTTCCCCCACAGAGAATACTGATAAGTGATTTTGTCCTTGAATATTCATCACTATTGTGTTTCTGCAGCAACTAAATCTGTCAATTTTGCCTGACCTTAGCGGTGCACAATGTTTAGTGCAACTCAGAGTTCCAAGTCAGAGTTCCTGGACAAAGCCAGGCAGGCGCGTGAAGAGAGGAAGGGgtacaaagagagggagagagcagccaCTCTTATCCAAGCGCTGGTCAGGAGATTCCTCTGTCGCTGCAGACTCCAGAAGCAAATAAGGTTAACTTTACAAGCAATACTTGCCATTATGCATTAGGAGGACATATCATCTTTCTTGAGACTAGTTTtggaatacagttgaagtcggaagtttacaaacacttatgttggagtcattaaaactcggtttttcaaccactccacaaatttcttgttgacaaactatggttttggcaagtcggttaggacatctactttgtgcatgacacaagtaatttttccaacaattgtttgcagacagattatttcacttagaattcactgtatcacaattccagtgggtcagaagtttacatacactaagatgactgtgcctttaaacagcttggaaaattccagaaaatgatgtcatggctttagaagcttctgataggctaatttacataatttgagtcaattggatgtgtacctgtggatgtatttcaaggcctaccttcaaactctgtgcctcatcatgggaaaatcaaaagaaatcagccaagacctcagaaaaaaaattgtagacctccacaagtctggttcatccttgggagcaatttccaaatgcctgaaggtaccacgttcatctgtacaaacaatagtacgcaactataaacaccatgggatcacgcagccgtcataccgctcaggaaggagatgcgttctgtctcctagagatgaacgtactttggtgtgaaaagtgcaaatcaatcccagaacaacagcaaaggaccttgtgaagtgcTGGAGGAAAtagttacaaaagtatctatatccacagtaaaacgtgtcctatatcgacataacctgaaaggccgctcagcaagtaagaagccactgctccaaaaccgccataaaaaagccagactacggtttgcaactgcaaatggggataaagatcgtacttttttaagaaatgtcctctggtctgattaaacaaaaatagaactgtttggccataatgaccatcgttatgtttggaggaaaaagggggttgcttgcaagccaaagaacaccatcccaaccgtgaagcacgggggtggcagcatcatgctgtgggggtgctttgttgcaggagggactggtacacttcacaaaatagatggcatcatgaggaaggaaaattatgtggatatattgaagcaacatctcaagacatcagtcaggaagttaaagcttggtcgcaaatgggtcttccaaatggacaatgaccccaagcatacttccaaagttgtgccaaaatggcttaaggactgcaaagtcaaggtattggagtggccatcacaaagccctgacctcaattctatagaaaatttgtgggcagaactgaaaaagcgtgtgcaagcaaggaggcctacaaaccttactcagttacaccagctctgtcaggaggagtgggccaaaattcacccaacttattgtgggaagcttgtggaaggctacccgaaacgtttgacccaagttaatcaattcaaaggcaatgctaccaaatactaattgagtgtatgtaaacttctgacccactgggaatgtgatgaaataaataaaagctgaaataaatcattctctctactattattctgacatttcacattcttaaaataaagtggtgaatcctaactgacctaagacagggaatttctactaggattaaatgtcaggaattgtgaaaaagtttaaatgtatttggctaagatgaatgtaaacttccgacttcaactgtataccctTGAAGTAATGTGtgaattctctctctttctgaccagGAAAGAGGTTGATGACTTCTTTCAAGATGTCGGGACAACAAAAAGAAACGCACTATCCATTTTTAAAATTGCACGGAAGTTGTTATTCATTTATTGTCAAGATGATAAACTGGTGAGTTTCTTTAACACATGCACTTTACCCTCACTTATAATATATACATATGTTTTGTACATTGTTATAACTGATTTGAATGTTTTAATTGTCTCTTACTGGATGATGTCTCTTATTTACTTACAAACTGAAAGGCATTTCAACGATTATGTATCAATATAGTACTTGAGATTACTGCAGATTGCTTAGTGTACATTTAACTAACGAGCTATGATGCTTTTTGCTACGCAGAGATTTGAGAAGCTTTGTCGCTCCATTCTTGGTAGCATGGAGGTTGAAAATGAGCCCAAAGTGAGTATGATTATAATTAATCATCAGTGATTACAGATTTTTAATGAACCAGAGTGTGATTGAGTCTGTGACTTGATTGTGTCCTTGGTGATCAGGTTTGGTATGTGTCATTGGCCCTTTCCAAAGACCTCACCATCCCATGGATCAAGCAGATCAAAGATGTTCTGTGGGTCTCCTGTCATTTCCTGAAAAAATTAAAGGTAAATATTAATATTTAGGAAAATAACCTTCTATAAGATAACAGGTGTATCATTTTAAATATTGAAATGTCATAATTGTAACTTCTGTCTCCTGTAGCCTGACATCCTTCAGGACAATAAGCTGGTGACTTTGCACCTTACCATGCTGGTGACCTTCACAGACACATCAACCTGGAAGATAGTTAGAGGGAAAGGTCAGTTTCAGGTCAAACCACTGCTGCAGTGCACACACATCCTCTATTATCACAAGTCTCTTGATATTGAAATAAAAAAAGACACATTTTCTACCTCCTCTGTTCTAGGAGAGGCCCTCAGGCCAGTGTTGACCCGGATCTGTGAGAACATCATGGGGCATCTCAATCAAAAGGGATTTTATTCAATACTGCAGGTACAGTTACACACGCGGCATCTTCCATCTTCTCCCCAGTGCTTTTAGAACGATTATTATGATGTTGctgacagggttggggtcaattccatttcaactccagtcaattcaggaagtacactaacattcatattcataattcatattctcttcaatgcttttcaatttgGAAAAATTAGAATTAGAAtgttggtttactttctgaattgactggaatttaaatggaattgaaccCAACTCTGGTTGCTGACGTTTATTGGTTGTTTCTGcaatataaataaaaataaaatacatgacCTGTCACTTTTGGATTCCCTGGTAGATTCTACTCACCAACGGATTGGCGCGCTCCAGGCCCTCTCTTACCAAGGGCACACTCACAGCAATATTCACATTGGCATTAAGGTGAGTGGTTGTTGGAAGTGCTCAAATCCCCATTGAACCACAATGGATCAATTGTCTCTGCATCACTAGAGCCTGGAGCAGATCTATTGCAGTAGATTCCCAGGCTTCAGCTTGCTCACGTTCCCTCTCTGTAACTGGATTTGTTGTAAGAAAAGAATCCTGTGTTTTAGCTTCATGGAGAATTAAGTCCTATCTTATCATAGTGTGTGATCTGCTTGGTTACCTTTTTAGAATGCTCGGAGCCGAAGAAGCTTCAGGAGCCATTAGTGTAACTTGTCTCTATTTTATAGACCTGTCATTGCTGCTCACTTCTCTGACAACCTGCTGAGGTCTCTTCTCATCCACATCATGTCTGTCCCAGCTGTGGTCtcccacatcaacaccatcaccccAGAGGTAGACACTCGCATGAAGAAACGGCACCCTGTTTTCTACCTAGTGCactgtatgtagggaatagggtgctcgaaagtagtgtactatgtaaggtatagggtgccatttcagacgcaaccTTTATTGTGTAGACATATCATAGCTTGTACAATGAGAACACCTCTGAGTGTGTGCTTGTCTCTGTGCAGTGCATGGCCACCATACAGACCCACGACCTGCTGAGGAAGTTCACCCTGTTCCTGAGCCGCGAGGAGCAGTGTGTCGACATCTGTGTCTGCCTGGAGGGGAGCCACACACTGTGCTTACTGGGTACGGCCCTTAACACTGACTCACATAGCTATTCTATGGCAATCGTTTTTAATTCTCTTCTATAGGGcagagtttcccaaactcggtcctggggccctccctggtgcacgttttgttttttgtcctagcactacacagctgattcaaataatcaaagcttgatgatgagttggttatttgaatcagctgtgtagtgttttTCTCTGTGAGGTGCTGTGGGAAGCGTACTGAATCGGTTCTTTGGGGTTGCTGCTCTGCGGGGCCTCTGTTTCATCCTGTTGTACTGTAGGTAACCTGATTCACCTGGGCTACCTCAATGAGAAAGTCCTGGAGGAGGAGGCCAACCACTTTGTGAAGGACCTGACGGACATGCTGTCCTACTGCCAGAGATACGTGTCCCAGAAGAAATCCAACCTCACTCACTGGCACCCGGTCCTAGGCTGGTTTTCCCAAACTGTAGACTACGGGTCAGTGGGACATCCTCAGAACCTGAAAGgtgtagcctgatcccagatctgtttgtggtcattgtcatgccaaactcATGACCATAGGAGAAAaacggcacaaacagatctgggaccaggctatgaaaTGGGATCTCAGCCATTGAATGTCATGGATTTAAATTGGATCTTaactccctctccctgtccccctctccagTCTGAATGAGTCCATGCCACTGGTCACCAAGCAGCTGCAGTACCTGTGGGGCATGCCTGTGATCCGGACTCTCTTCAGTGACGTCCTCAGCAAAAAGCTTGAGACCCAAGAGGCCACGCCTCCACCACAGTCACAGCCTACCACGTCACAGAACAACCTGCCAGTCAAGAGTAAGTCGAATTTGGATTTCAGTTTCTGTTGTTTTCCTCCCAGGCACTTAAACAATCCATTTCAAGGGTTAATTAGTTTGACACCATTATTATCCCCCAAAAAATCACTTACCTGGGTTGTTGTCGATCAATCCAGACAGTGCATTATAGGTTGTGTTTTAAAACAATGAACTAAACCTTATCAATGAACTAACCTTATTGGATTGGTTTCTGATTGACATGGGTTTCTCTTAGGCCTCTTTAAGCGGGCGTTTCAGAAGTCTGCTTCGGTGCGCAACATCTTGAAGCCGGTCGGCGGGAGACGAGTGGACTCCGCTGAGGTGCAGAAGGTGTGCAGTATCTGTGTACTGTACCAGACAGCCCTCACCACGCTCACTCAGATACGACTGCAAATCCTCACTGGTGAGTCCCTGTGAtttgaggcacacacacacacacacacacacaacatatgtTCTCTCATGTTGTCTCTGGCGGTGTCGCCCTCAGGCCTAACCTACCTGGACGACCTCCTGCCTAAGCTGTGGGCCTTCATCTGCGAGCTAGGCCCCCAGGGAGGCCTCAAGCTGTTCATGGAGTGCCTGAACAACGACACAGAGGAGTCTAAGCAGCTGCTGGCCATGCTCATGCTGTTCTGTGACTGCTCCAGACACCTCATCACGTGAGCTCAATTAATTGCTACCATTTAACAGACACGTGATAGACACATCCAGTATGGGAGTGTTTCCCACATATAGATGAAgtctagtcctggactaagaagCACTTCCAATGGAGAATCTCTACTGAACAGGTTTTTTAAtccagtactaatcagtgtctggaAAACTGTCCCTAAATACATTATCCCAGACCCACTGGATCTCTGTAGTTACTGACACGTTATACTATATGTCTTACACAGGATCCTGGATGACATTGAGGTTTACGAGGAGCAGATATCGTTTAAGACAGAGGAGCTTGTCACCATCTCCTCGTTTCTCAACACGTTTGTGTACAAGATGGTCTGGGACGGCATCTTAGGTGAGTCGCCTCCTTCCCCTGTTGAACTCTTGTCAAACTCAAAGGCCAATCCCGGGTTCCGGCACCATGAAAAATAGCTTGGGGATATGGTTAGTGAGTGTGTGCATTAACTTAGTGTGTTGTTGTGACAGAGAATGCCAAGGGGGAGAAGCTGGACCTGTTCCACAGTGTTCacggctggctgatggtgctctACGAGCGGGACTGCAGGAGGAGGTTCTCCCCTGATGACAACTGGCTGCGCAAGTAAGTGCCCCTCCGGAAACGTACTGATCCTAATCTCCAATACTTCCCAAATCCTTATAAGGTGATCCTAGTGATCAGTAGCGGTCAAATACTTGAGGTGCGCTTGATGAAGCTTGCCCaccacaatggaaccaatggaatgttAGTGCCAAAAGCAGCAACTTTGACCACCCTGTACACCGGGGAAATATCGGGCCTATCTCAAGTATTTGACTTATGTATTTGTTCCAGGTCTGATCTGTAGGAGACAATTGTGATGTTggaaaaggcacacacacacacacacacacacacacacacactctttcaccCCTTGTGTCCAGGGATCTGAAGCCAAGCCTTTTGTTCCAAGAACTGGAGAAGGGTAAGAGGAGAGCTCAGCTGTTACTTCAGTACATCCCACACGTCATTCCCCACAAAAACGTGAGTCGGCACAGAAAGAATATTGTCCCTCTGGggcatctgtagttgtagtttcACTGTACCGTGTCCTTATCAATATGTACATAGTGTCTCACTCCCATTCGTAATCCTGTCCTACCCACTTTAGAGGGTTCTGCTGTTCCGGAACATTATCACCAAGGAGAAGGAAACCTTGGGATTGGTGGAGACAAGCTCCGCCTCTCCGCATGTCACCCATATCACCATTCGCCGCTCACGGATGTTAGAGGTATGAAATTGATGTATCGATCTGTTGCATGTTTTCCCCCACACTAGAATACCACTTAGGATGCATTCTGTATGCAAGTGTACAGAGCCTAGTTTTTCAAATACAGTCAGGTATGGTGGCTGTGACTTAAGCCCAAACTGAACACCCAAACTCTTTGTTTCTGAACACAGGATGGTTATGACCAGCTCCGCCGGTTGCCTGTCAACTCCATCAAAGGCGTGATCCGTGTGAAGTTTGTCAACGACCTTGGTGTGGACGAGGCCGGCATCGACCAAGACGGCGTCTTCAAGGAGTTCCTGGAAGAGATCATCAAGAAAGTTTTCAACCCGGCACTCAACCTCTTTAAGGTTTGCTCTCCAGACCTcgtttcaaatacttttgaaataATTTTGAATGTTGTATCTTGCACCGGAACCAATAGGCTTTGAAAGATTTACTCTCACAA
The sequence above is a segment of the Coregonus clupeaformis isolate EN_2021a chromosome 16, ASM2061545v1, whole genome shotgun sequence genome. Coding sequences within it:
- the LOC121584525 gene encoding ubiquitin-protein ligase E3B, whose protein sequence is MFSATQSSKSEFLDKARQAREERKGYKERERAATLIQALVRRFLCRCRLQKQIRKEVDDFFQDVGTTKRNALSIFKIARKLLFIYCQDDKLRFEKLCRSILGSMEVENEPKVWYVSLALSKDLTIPWIKQIKDVLWVSCHFLKKLKPDILQDNKLVTLHLTMLVTFTDTSTWKIVRGKGEALRPVLTRICENIMGHLNQKGFYSILQILLTNGLARSRPSLTKGTLTAIFTLALRPVIAAHFSDNLLRSLLIHIMSVPAVVSHINTITPECMATIQTHDLLRKFTLFLSREEQCVDICVCLEGSHTLCLLGNLIHLGYLNEKVLEEEANHFVKDLTDMLSYCQRYVSQKKSNLTHWHPVLGWFSQTVDYGLNESMPLVTKQLQYLWGMPVIRTLFSDVLSKKLETQEATPPPQSQPTTSQNNLPVKSLFKRAFQKSASVRNILKPVGGRRVDSAEVQKVCSICVLYQTALTTLTQIRLQILTGLTYLDDLLPKLWAFICELGPQGGLKLFMECLNNDTEESKQLLAMLMLFCDCSRHLITILDDIEVYEEQISFKTEELVTISSFLNTFVYKMVWDGILENAKGEKLDLFHSVHGWLMVLYERDCRRRFSPDDNWLRKDLKPSLLFQELEKGKRRAQLLLQYIPHVIPHKNRVLLFRNIITKEKETLGLVETSSASPHVTHITIRRSRMLEDGYDQLRRLPVNSIKGVIRVKFVNDLGVDEAGIDQDGVFKEFLEEIIKKVFNPALNLFKTTSGNERLYPSPTSYIHENHLQLFEFVGKMLGKAMYEGIVVDVPFASFFLSQVMGHHHSTFYSSIDELPSLDSEFYKNLTSIKRYDGDVGDLGLTLSYDEDVMGQLVCHELIPGGKTMPVTNENKISYIHLMAHFRMHTQIKEQTAAFIRGYRSIINPEWLHMFSTPEVQRLVSGDNAEIDLDDLKKHTVYYGGFHSSHRVIIWLWDILSSDFSAEERAMFLKFVTSCSRPPLLGFAYLKPPFSIRCVEVSDDQDTGDTLGSVLRGFFTIRKKEPGGRLPTSSTCFNLLKLPNYSKKSILRDKLRYATSMNTGFELS